TCGGCCCGTCGGGCGGCGCCAGGTGGTCTTCGCCAACGGGACCCGGGCCGAGTGGGAGGTAACGGTCATCACCCTCTCGCTCCTCGGCGCGGTCCTGCCGACCCTCTGCTTCATGGCCCCGGATGGTTCGCCCGGTCTCCTCGGCGCGGTCACCCTCGAGGAATTCGGACTTGGGGTAGATCCGACAGGCAAGCGCCTAATCCCGATTGAAACCTATCTGATGTGAACCGCACTGGTCCTTCTCGTGGTCCTGCCCGGGCGCGCCTGCGCCTCATCCACACTTCTCCTCTCTGAGGCCGGGCGCGAAGTACGCGTCTTCAGTTGATTCCCTGACCGTCCCTCATCCCAGCTCTTTCAGGGGGGCGGAATTGTCTTGCGGTCATCGCCAATCGGCAATACAATTCTGTCGTGCGGATCACGTTCTACGAGACCGCAGGCGGGCGGCGGCCAGTCGAGGAATACCTGCGAAGCCTCGAGAGACCGGAACGAGCACGGGCCGCCGAGGGGCTTCAGAACATCCAGCGGTTCGGATTTGAGGCCGTGGGGGTGCAGTTCCGCCAAATCAGGGGGAAGCTCTGGGAGATTCGAATTCAGACCGGCGAGGCCCATCGGTTTTTCTACGTGATGGCGTCGCGTGAAGAGATGGTGCTTCTCCATGCCTACCGCAAGAAGACCCAGAAGGCCCCGAGCCGGGAGATCGCGACCGCCGAAAGGCGGCTGAAGGAGGTGCTTCATGGAGCCGAAGACTAAAGTGGCGCGCCGAGTGGCGAGGCGGGGGCGCGGGAGCCTCGATGCGTTCATCGCGCAGGAGATGAGAAACCCCGAGTTCCGGATTCACTTCCAGGAGGCCCGGGCGAAGTCCGACATCGCGCACGCGCTCGCGCAGGCCCGGAAGCGTGCCGGACTGACTCAGGCCGAGGTGGCCCG
This region of Candidatus Rokuibacteriota bacterium genomic DNA includes:
- a CDS encoding retroviral-like aspartic protease family protein encodes the protein MMGTFSVTAEIHPADRSASPEPITLMVDTGATYTCLPRPFLERLGYRPVGRRQVVFANGTRAEWEVTVITLSLLGAVLPTLCFMAPDGSPGLLGAVTLEEFGLGVDPTGKRLIPIETYLM
- a CDS encoding type II toxin-antitoxin system RelE/ParE family toxin, which gives rise to MRITFYETAGGRRPVEEYLRSLERPERARAAEGLQNIQRFGFEAVGVQFRQIRGKLWEIRIQTGEAHRFFYVMASREEMVLLHAYRKKTQKAPSREIATAERRLKEVLHGAED
- a CDS encoding helix-turn-helix transcriptional regulator; protein product: MEPKTKVARRVARRGRGSLDAFIAQEMRNPEFRIHFQEARAKSDIAHALAQARKRAGLTQAEVARRAGTTQSVIGRLEGGTLRMPSLPLIARVARALEMELTIGLVRPS